CGGCGTTGGTGAGTAGGCGGAGGCCTTCAAGCTGTTCGGCATCCAAGAGGTGGGCCTCATCGAGGACAAGGACGACACGGCGTCCCCGTTCGTGCTCCTCGGTGGCGAGGGCGTCTTGGGCCTGGGGGATGAGGGAGGCCCGGTGGAACCGGGGGACGCCCCCGAGGGTGGAGACGATGGTCGAGTACAGGCCCCGCAGCCCGACCGAGGGGTTGCCGAGGTAGATAACGGTGTGGCGGCTGGCATCGATGCCGGAGAGGGCGGCCCGGACGGCCACTGTCTTGCCCGCGCCCACCTCGCCGGTGACCACCCCCACCGCCTGTTCGTCGATGCACCAGGTGATCCGGGCCACGGCTTCCCCGTGGGAGCGGTGGGCATGGAGCATGGAGGGAGCGAGGTCCTTGGTGAAGGGCATGCGGGTGAAGCCCCAGTGGGCCCGGAGTCGGTCGATGGTCATGATGGGATCTCCTTGATGTCGTTGTCGTTGTCGTTGTCGTTGTCGTTGTCGTTGTCGTTGTCGTTGTCGTTGTCGCTGTCGCTGTCGCTGTCGGTGCTGTCGGTGCTGTCGGTGCTGTCGGTGCTGTCGTCGTTGGCGATGGTGTTGTTGGCGATGG
The sequence above is drawn from the Chloroflexota bacterium genome and encodes:
- a CDS encoding ExeA family protein, which produces MTIDRLRAHWGFTRMPFTKDLAPSMLHAHRSHGEAVARITWCIDEQAVGVVTGEVGAGKTVAVRAALSGIDASRHTVIYLGNPSVGLRGLYSTIVSTLGGVPRFHRASLIPQAQDALATEEHERGRRVVLVLDEAHLLDAEQLEGLRLLTNAEMDSHAPFACLLVGQPTLRRRIRLGAFAALDQRVALRYSMVGMDQPETADYVAHHLKIAGRSDTLFSDDALALIHQVSRGLPRAVNNLAVQSLVAAFAEGKAIVDESSTRSAVTEVTAE